GTCACCGCTCGTCTGGTGACCAGCCCCGGCCACCTCAAGCGGATCGTGCGAGCGCTCGCCGAAAACCTCGAGCGCTACGAAAAGAACTTCGGACCGCTTGCCGAGGCGCCGGAGCCCAGCCGGGACGACTCGGTCAACTAGCTCTTCACCACTCGGCCGTTCTTGACCACGGCGGCGACCGGGTTGATGCCGTAGTGATAGGCGAGGTGGAAGGCGTTGGGCGCGTCGAGTAGCACCAGGTCGGCCCGCTTGCCGACCTCGATCGAGCCGACTTCCTCACCCAGCCCCAGGCAGCAGGCGGCGTTGAGGGTCGCGGCGGTCAAGGCCTCCTCGACCGACAGGCCGAGCTCGAACACCGCCAGCACCAGAACCATGGGCATCGACTCCGTGTGGGAAGAGCCCGGGTTGCAGTCGGTCGCCAACGCGATCGGGACACCGGCCTCGATCAGGCGGCGCGCCGGGGCGTAGTCGTGCTTCATCAGGAAGAAGCTGGTGCCCGGGAGGAGGACGGCGGTCACTCCGCTGTCGGCCAGAGCCTCGATGCCGGCGTCGGAAACCGCGATCAGATGATCGGCTGAAAGAGCGCCGAGCTCCGCAGCGAGGCGGGCACCTCCCGAGTCGACGAACTCGTCGGCATGGAGGCGTGGCGCCAGGCCGTGGCGGACGCCGGCCTCCAAAACCCGGCGGGACTCCTCGGGGGTGAAGACCCCGCATTCGCAGAACACGTCAGAAAAAACGGCCAGCTTCTGCTCGGCCACCCGTGGCACGATCTCCTGACAGACCAGATCGAGATAGCGGTCGCGCTGGTCGCGGTACTCGGGAGGTGTTTCGTGCGCGGCCAGAAGGGTCGGAACGAGGTCGACGGAATGTCCACTGCTCGCTACTTGAATGGCCCGCAGTTGCTTGAGCTCGTCGTCGAGGTTGAGTCCGTAGCCGCTCTTGGCTTCCGCCGTAGTGGTTCCGAATTCGAGCATTCGGTCCATACGCCGGGACACGAGCCTGACGAGGTCCTCCTCGTCGACCTCGCGGGTCGCCCGCACCGTCGCTAGGATGCCGCCCCCGGCGGCGGCTATCTCCTGATAGGTCTTGCCGGCCAGGCGGTCGGCGAACTCGTGCTCGCGGCTTCCGGCCCAGGGCAGGTGGGTATGCGGATCGACGAATCCCGGAATCAGGGTGCCGCCGTTGCCGTTCAGCCGAGGGATCTCGGCCTGCGGACCGAATCGCTCGGTGAGCTCGTCGGCGGCTCCGACGAACGCGATGCGGCCATCGCGGCACCAAACGACGGCGTTCGAGTAGCGCTTGATCGATGCCTGCCGGCGGCCCCGCCGGGGCTCGCTGCCGGTAGGCGTCGCGACTTCGGCGAGGTCGGTGATGATGAGGTCACTCACGACGGCGCTCCTAGTCTCCGATCTCGGGGGTTCGATCCTGAGGGGCGGGACGTTCAGCCCGTGGCCCGAACAGCGCACTCCCGATCCGAACGTGAGTCGCCCCCTCCTCGATGGCGATCTCGAAATCCCCGCTCATTCCCATCGACAGAGAAGCCTCGCCTTGAAACAGCCGGTCACGTAGCATTCTCAGTTGGCGAAACCAGCGGCGCGCCTCGGCCTCGGTGCTGGAGACCGGCGGAATCGCCATCAGGCCGGAGATCGAGAGGTGCTCCAGGGATCGAAGGTCGGCCACGACGTGGTCGAGCTCGGCGACGGCGAAACCGTGCTTGGTCGACTCGTCGCCCAGGTTGACCTCCAGCAGGCCTCGGATGGACTTGCCCGTCGCGCTCGCTTCACGATCCAGACGCCGGGCTATCTTCAGTCGATCGACCGAGTGGATCCAGTCGAAGATCTCGACGGCCTTGCGGACCTTGTTGGACTGGAGCGGTCCGATGAGATGCCAGGTGACCGCGGGGCCGGTCAGAAGTCGGCTGTGGGCCAGAGCTTCCTGGACGATGTTTTCGCCGAAGTTTCGGAGTCCGGCTTCGTAGGCGGCCTTGATTCGATCTCCGGTCTGGCGCTTGGCCGCACCGAGGAGGGTGATCTCAGCAGGGTCGCGACCGGCCCGCTCGCATGCTGCGACGATGCGATTCTCGACCGAAGCGAGCCGCTCGGGCACGCCCGTACTCATCTGCCTCTCTAAGCCTCGGCAATGTACA
The sequence above is a segment of the bacterium genome. Coding sequences within it:
- a CDS encoding DUF3467 domain-containing protein, coding for MSEKVKGLNVKVSDEELKGRYSNLLRVTHTREEFILDFINAVPPQAIVTARLVTSPGHLKRIVRALAENLERYEKNFGPLAEAPEPSRDDSVN
- a CDS encoding imidazolonepropionase, which encodes MSDLIITDLAEVATPTGSEPRRGRRQASIKRYSNAVVWCRDGRIAFVGAADELTERFGPQAEIPRLNGNGGTLIPGFVDPHTHLPWAGSREHEFADRLAGKTYQEIAAAGGGILATVRATREVDEEDLVRLVSRRMDRMLEFGTTTAEAKSGYGLNLDDELKQLRAIQVASSGHSVDLVPTLLAAHETPPEYRDQRDRYLDLVCQEIVPRVAEQKLAVFSDVFCECGVFTPEESRRVLEAGVRHGLAPRLHADEFVDSGGARLAAELGALSADHLIAVSDAGIEALADSGVTAVLLPGTSFFLMKHDYAPARRLIEAGVPIALATDCNPGSSHTESMPMVLVLAVFELGLSVEEALTAATLNAACCLGLGEEVGSIEVGKRADLVLLDAPNAFHLAYHYGINPVAAVVKNGRVVKS
- a CDS encoding YggS family pyridoxal phosphate-dependent enzyme: MSTGVPERLASVENRIVAACERAGRDPAEITLLGAAKRQTGDRIKAAYEAGLRNFGENIVQEALAHSRLLTGPAVTWHLIGPLQSNKVRKAVEIFDWIHSVDRLKIARRLDREASATGKSIRGLLEVNLGDESTKHGFAVAELDHVVADLRSLEHLSISGLMAIPPVSSTEAEARRWFRQLRMLRDRLFQGEASLSMGMSGDFEIAIEEGATHVRIGSALFGPRAERPAPQDRTPEIGD